TTTGATTATCGCGATAAACACTTAGTGGATAAGATTAAACAAGCTTTGGCTTATCAGCTGTTAGACGCAGTACTTGATTCAGTTGGTGGCGAAGCAACGGCGCGTGATATAGAACTATTACGCTTTAATGGGCGCATTGCCTGTTTAACCGAACTACCAGTAATTGACGCTGGCTTATTGTTTGAACGATCGCCAGCCATTCACGCTATCTCCCTCGGTGGTGCTTGGCTTGCCAATGATCTATGTGCTCAGCAAAAACTCAGTATGATGGGCGATCATTTGCTAGAACTACTCGCTAGCAAACAACTGCATGTCCCTGAAATTTATTCAATTGAATTTGATGCCGAGCAAGTGACCAAGGCTATGCATGCGCAACTCGCTGGTGGGCTAGTGGGTAAGCAGGTGGTTAAGGTTAGTTAGCTGGTAACAATATTTATTTAAAAAGCCCTGACATCTTGCGATGCAGGGCTTTTTTATTGGGTGGCTTTCTATTTTTCTTTTTCCGTCTCTGATGACAGGTGAAAACTTAAGAAAGCCGCTTTAATAGCGCGCTAAGGCTGCGTAAAACCTCGATTTTCTAATAACGCGTCTGTTGTTGGCGCACGACCTCTAAAGCCTTTGTAGGCTTCTTCGTAATTTAACGTATCACCTGTGCTAAACACGAAGTTATAAAGTTTCTGCGCAACTTCTTTGTCGAAAATATTGCCTGCTTCAACAAAGGCGTTAAAACCGTCAGAGTCTAAAATTTCAGACCACATTTAGGCGTAGTAGGCTGAGTCGTAACCGCCAGCGAAGATATGACCAAAGTGTGTGCTGCGATGGCGCATAATAATTTCTTCCGGCTTGCCATAATCACCTAAAATTTTGTCTTCAAACGCTCGCACGTCGATTGAATCAACTTCAGTCATTTTGTGATAAGCCATATCAACCAGTGCTGACGCTGTATATTCGATGGTCGCAAAACCTTGGTTAAAGGTGCTGGCATCTTTAATGCGTTTGATAAGCGCATCAGGCATTGGTTCGTTGGTTTTGTAGTGACGAGCAAACTGCTTCAGCATTTCTGGTTCAGCGATAAAGTGTTCGTATAACTGTGCTGGAAACTCTACCCAATCACGTGACACACTGGTTCCTGCTAGCGTTGGATAAGTAACGTTAGAAAGTAAGCCGTGCAGCGCGTGACCAAATTCGTGGAATAAGGTTACCGCATCAGAGTAGCTCATCAGCGTAGCTTCGCCTTCAGCTGGCTGGTTAAGGTTCATGTTGTTGATGATCAGTGGTTTAACATCACCCGCCAATTTTTGCTGCGTTCTAAACGCACTCATCCAAGCACCAGAGCGCTTAGTTGAACGCGCATAGTAGTCACCAAAGAACAAACCAATCGAAGTGCCGCTGGCGTCTTTTACTTCCCACACACGAACGACAGGGTTGTAAACCGGAATATCGTTGCGCTCAGTAAAAGTTAAGCCAAAGAGCTGCTCAGCTACATGAAACTTAGCTTTGAGCATGTTTTCTAGCTCAAAGTACTGGGCGATTTCACCTTGGTCTAGGTCAAAGCGCGCTTTACGCACTTTTTCTGCGTAGTAACGCCAGTCCCAAGCTTCAAATTTGTGATCTGCGCCTTCTTCTTTCATCAGCTCAAGAATCCATTCACGCTCTTGCTCTGCTTTGGCAACCGCAGGTGTCCAAACCTTCATGAGCAAGTCCATCGCCGCTTCTGGTGAGGATGCCATGGTATTAGACAGTACATAGTCGGAGTGGTGCTTGTAACCTAGTAATTTAGCGCGCTCTGAGCGCAATTTAACGATTTCTTCAACGTTTGCTTTGTTGTCGTATTCGTTGTCGTTATCAC
The nucleotide sequence above comes from Thalassotalea euphylliae. Encoded proteins:
- a CDS encoding M3 family metallopeptidase; the protein is MSKHRFSILLTAGAVALALSTTGCSPQQEQATEETQAPQEQSQTAVKDPSQVAAATNPFFNAWGTPFGAPPFDEIKTEHFMPAFEQAMEKHLKEVDAIATSDSLPTFTNTVEQLELSGAELVRVARVFFNLTGTESNDEMQALQREISPLLSRHSNKIQMNPELFQRIKAVHATRNDSNLKAEQVRLVERLYNEAVRSGANLEGADRERFAEINERIATLTTTFGQNMLNDSTDFKLVLEASDLAGMSQSMIDAAAASAKAQDMEGKYLITLQRSSVEPFLQFSERRDLREKAFKGWAMRGDNDNEYDNKANVEEIVKLRSERAKLLGYKHHSDYVLSNTMASSPEAAMDLLMKVWTPAVAKAEQEREWILELMKEEGADHKFEAWDWRYYAEKVRKARFDLDQGEIAQYFELENMLKAKFHVAEQLFGLTFTERNDIPVYNPVVRVWEVKDASGTSIGLFFGDYYARSTKRSGAWMSAFRTQQKLAGDVKPLIINNMNLNQPAEGEATLMSYSDAVTLFHEFGHALHGLLSNVTYPTLAGTSVSRDWVEFPAQLYEHFIAEPEMLKQFARHYKTNEPMPDALIKRIKDASTFNQGFATIEYTASALVDMAYHKMTEVDSIDVRAFEDKILGDYGKPEEIIMRHRSTHFGHIFAGGYDSAYYA